One genomic region from Dehalobacter restrictus DSM 9455 encodes:
- a CDS encoding energy-coupling factor transporter transmembrane component T family protein gives MAFIEKIDPRTKLVWCLTLILTALLSQNLIQEIGMIALVMITDCIFSNHLKKYKILVPVMLLVASQIIVIQLLFCRDGELLWQWGIVSVYTGAIPAAALGISRTAAVTFAAVQFMTWTSATDAALMLISWHVPYRYAMLVVMTKRFFPLMQKEYLAISESQSVRGYPSEGIKNRIKNLPLTFMPLLYRTVRHTSDIALSMELKGYGRSKQRTFSKQLHLKSWEMINMMVLVLFFITVNLVP, from the coding sequence ATGGCCTTCATTGAAAAAATTGATCCGCGCACGAAATTGGTATGGTGTTTAACACTGATCCTTACAGCTTTACTTTCGCAGAATCTGATCCAGGAAATTGGGATGATTGCATTGGTAATGATTACGGATTGTATTTTTTCTAACCATTTAAAAAAATATAAAATACTAGTACCTGTAATGCTTTTAGTTGCCTCGCAAATTATTGTCATACAGCTTTTGTTCTGCCGGGATGGAGAACTTCTTTGGCAGTGGGGAATCGTATCTGTTTATACTGGCGCTATTCCGGCTGCTGCTTTAGGTATTTCCCGCACTGCTGCCGTGACCTTTGCTGCTGTTCAGTTTATGACCTGGACTTCTGCCACAGATGCTGCTTTAATGCTCATATCATGGCATGTTCCTTATCGCTATGCCATGTTGGTCGTTATGACAAAGCGGTTTTTCCCTCTGATGCAAAAGGAATATCTGGCAATTTCAGAGAGTCAATCTGTTCGGGGTTATCCCTCTGAAGGGATTAAAAATAGAATAAAAAATCTTCCGTTAACGTTTATGCCGTTGCTATATCGTACAGTCCGGCATACTTCAGATATTGCTCTTTCGATGGAATTAAAAGGCTATGGCCGAAGCAAGCAGCGAACTTTTAGCAAACAATTGCATTTAAAAAGCTGGGAAATGATCAACATGATGGTTCTTGTCTTATTTTTCATTACAGTTAACTTAGTACCTTGA